The sequence CATTGCGACGTTTAGCGCCAGACCATGATAGCTGCATTGGCGTTTAACCTTTAAGCCCAGTGAAGCAATTTTTTGACCGGCCACATAAAGGCCAGGCGCATCAGCGCGGGCGGTGGCGGTGATGCCAAAATCAGCTAAAAGTTGAATGCCTGTCTGTTCAAGCAGATGAACGAGTGCTTTGACACCGAGCTGGCGACGTTTTAGGTTAAGCAGCGGATAGACGATCCATTGTCCCGGCCCGTGATAGGTGATTTGGCCGCCACGGTCAGTTTGGATCAGTGGGATGTTTGCTGGGCGTTGCAAGAGATCTAGCAGGTTTTTGGTATCGCCGTTCAGACCCTGAGTAAATACCGGTGGATGCTGAACTAACCAAATTTCATCGTCGGTGTCAGAGTGGCGTGCTTGGGTGAAATTCTGCATCGCTTGGTAGCAGGCCTGGTAGTCAATTAATCCCAGGCGTTTAATATGAATGGGCAGACCAGCCGCCATAGTTACCGCGCTTAAAGCGTCCAAAGTACATCAGGGTGGGTATTAAGTTCACCATAGATGCCATGAATTTGTTGAATATGGGTGGCGTAAATGGTGATTTTTACTGATACATATTTGCCATTTTTAGAGGCTTGCAAGCGTATCGCATCGCGGCTGACGTCAGGCGCGTGTTTTTGGGTGGTTTGATAAACCAGCTCAACAAACTCGTCACAATGTTGTCCCATCGCTTTTAATTCAAAGTGACAAGGAAATTCAATTAACGTGTCGGGCTGATTGGGCGCAGTTGTGTGAGTTGGGTACTTATTGTCTGTCATGCCTATCCTTTAACGATTTTTATACGCTTGATACAGGTCAAACATCTGTGACCAAAGCCGACCAGCTTGGCCAGAGCCAACGGGCTGATGATTAAGCCGCACAATCGGAATAATCTCTTTGGTTGAACTGGCTAACCATAATTCATCGGCGGTACTTAGTTCAGCTTGATCAATATCGCGCTCAATAAATTCTATATGGTGTTGGCGACAAAGTTTTTCAACCACCAGTCGGGTAATGCCTGGCAATATAAATTCATTGAGCGGCGGGGTATGAATAGTGCCATCTTTAATTAAAAACATATTGCTCGCGCTACCTTCAGTTACGCGGCCGTCAGGTCTAACTAACAACGCATCTTGCGCTTCTGCGGCCTGTGCCGCTTGTTTAGCCATGACGTTGGCTAACAGAGTAATCGCTTTGATATCACAATGTTGCCAACGTAAATCGGCATGAGTAATCGCCGCAATACCCTGGCTAACTTTTCGTTTGTCTATCGGCGCTAGGGGGTTGGTATAGGCAAGTAGCGTAGGGATTAATTCAGCGGCCGGCAAATGATCACGGGGTGTTTGTACACCTCGGGTGATTTGTAGATAAATAAACTGATGAGGCCAAGGGTGGCGTTGAATCAGTTCGTTTAGCAAGGCTAACCAGGCCTGCTGATCGAGTGGGTTGGGGATATGGGTTAACGCAAGCGAGCGCTCAAGTCTGGCATAGTGTGCCGGCCACTCAAATACTTGTTGGTTGTAAACCGGTACCACTTCATAAACGCCGTCGCCAAATAAAAAACCTCGGTCAAGGACCGAGATTTTCGTTTCGTGCAAAGGCTGAAATTGGCCATTTAGATATGCCCATTGCGTCACCTTATCGCTCATGGCTAGTTACCAAAGCTAAATAGGTTTTTAAAGAAGAGTTTGATGCTGTCAAACAACCGTTTAAAAAACGAGCCTTTTTCAACTGCTTCAAGGGCGACTATCGCTGGCTCCGCTAGGATTTCGTTATTGAAACTAATTTGTAAGCTACCAATTTGATCGCCAGTTGCGATGGGCGCATTGAGTTTGTTAGGAATCACTAACTCAATCGCTAGGTTTTGGTATTGACCACGTGGAATGGTGACATGGACGGCCTCTTCAACGCCGATGTTAATAAGGTCCTTGGCACCGCCAAAAACTCGCGTTTCTTGTAGACGTTGTCCCGCATCATATAGTTTGTGGCCTTCAAAGAAACGGAACGCATAGTTAATTAAACGTTGGCTTTCGGCAATACGTTGGTTAGCACTATCTGTACCCGCTATAACACTAATAACACGCATATCATCACGCTTAGCTGAACTGACTAAACAATAGCCAGCGGAACTGGTATGGCCAGTTTTTAAGCCATCAACGGTTGGATCTTGCCACAATAAACGGTTACGGTTGAACTGAGTAATACCGTTAAAGGTAAAACTGCGCTCAGAGTACCAGCTGTAAAACTCGGGAAACTCATTAATCAGCGCACGGGCAAGAATGGCCAGGTCACGTGCTGTGGTTAGATGCTCAGGGTCAGGAAGTCCTGTGGAGTTCAGAAAGTTGGTATTAGTCATGCCAAGTTTTGCGGCATATTGATTCATTAAGATTGCAAAGTCTTCTTCGGTTCGGGCGATGTGTTCTGCTAAGGCCACACTGGCATCATTCCCAGACTGAATGACCATGCCACGAATCAAATCTTCAACCGACACTTGTGTATCGACTTCAATAAACATACGTGAACCGGGCATACGCCAAGCTTTATGGCTAATCGTTACCATATCATCGAGCTGAATGCGGCCATTGCGAATTTCACTAAACACGACATAGCCGGTCATGATTTTCGTCAAACTAGCCGGTTCAATTTTCATGTCAGGTTCTTGGCTGGTGATTATCGCGCCGCTGTCAAAGTCCATCACAATGTGAGCGGTGCCTGCCACATTAGGCGGTGATGGGATAATGAACGGGGTATTGGCCAACACTTTAGGTGCAATTAAGCTAAGGCTGACCAAAAGACTCACGAACAGTGTACGACTTAGTTTCATAAAGCTAGACTCATAAAAGGTTTAAATAGTAATGGCATAATTTATCATAAATGAGGCATGTTTTGGGCTTAATGCTACTCAAAACTAAGCCTCCTGGTTGTTTTGATATAGAAACTTCTTATGGGTATGGATTGACATTAGTATCCCAAAACTGATCAGTAGGGTGACCATAGACGTCCCGCCATAGCTTATAAGCGGTAAGGGTAAGCCTACCACAGGGAATAAGCCGCTTACCATGCCAATATTGACAAGGATATAGATAAAAAACGTGAGGGTGAAGCTTGCCGCGACCAATTGGGCATAACGCTCTTGAGCTTGATAAGCGATCATTAAGCCACGTACCAATACAAATAAATAAACGACAAGCAGAGCCACAACACCAATGAGGCCAAACTCTTCAGCAAACACTGAAAAAATAAAGTCGGTGGTGCTTTCAGGTAAAAATTCCAAATGGGCTTGGGTGCTTCCTAAAAAGCCTTTACCTTCAATACCCCCAGAGCCAATCGCAATTTTTGATTGAATAATGTGATAGCCGGCACCTAAAGGGTCTGATTCCGGGTTTAAAAAGGTTAGGATGCGTTGTTGTTGATAGGAATGGAGGAAGTTCCATGCAATAGGTGCGCTAGCAAGAAGTGTAACTAATGCACCGACAATAAATTTCCATGGCAGGCCTGCTAAAAAAACCACAAACAAACCGCTCATTGCAATAAGTAGTGCGGTACCCAAGTCGGGTTGTAAAAAAATCATCCCAGCCGTGAGCAGGGTTAATAAGATGCCTAGGATAAACCTTAGCGGATGAATGCGAAGATCGTGGCTGATAAATAGCCAAGCGATCATCATTGGGAGCACTAGCTTCATCATTTCAGAGGGTTGAAAGCGAACAAAGCCCAAGTCTAACCAACGTTGTGCCCCTTTACCCATATCGCCCACAACCAGTACGGCAATGAGCATAAAAAAACCAGCAATAAAAAACCAAGGTGTAACCAATTTAAGCCAGGACGGTGGGATTTGAGCAAATATTAGCATTAAAACTACGGCAATCCCCATTCTAATAGCATGGTTTTTGGTCACCTGCCAGTCGGCACCTGATGCACTGTAGATAGTCATTAAACTGATTGTGAGTAGCGTAGCCAGACCTAAAAGCAGCCAGCCATCAATATGAATGCGTGCCAGCCAATTTTTGGGTTTAACATAGGTTGAACCCAGCCGAGCTTTAGACCAGAGTGCTATCATCGTAATTCTCGCTGGTAATAATCTATCGCCCGAATGGCAATAGGCGCAGCAGTGCGACCGCCTCCGCCCCCATTTTCAACGATAATACTAATCGCAATATTGGGTTGATGGGCGGGTGCAAAAGCTACAAAAAGTGCGTGATTATGAAGACGCTTATCTAGCTCTTCCTCTACATAAAGTTGATCATTTAAGCTAAACACCTGCGCCGTTCCAGTTTTGCCAGCAATTTTATATCCTTGAATGTGTCTGCCTGAGCTCCAAGCCGTACCCCTGGGGGTGTGCACCGAATCGATCATGCCATTAATAACATATTCCCAGTTTTGACGATTACGAATCGGCAGTTGATGCATAGTGGGTTCAAGGTCACGCTTAAAATGCGGGGTGATGACTTTGCCGCGATTGGCTAAAATACTGGTAGCCTGTGCTAATTGTAAAGGCGTCACTAGATTATAGCCTTGTCCTATTGAGGAGATAATGGTTTCACCGCGAAACCAAGGTTGTCCGTGAGTGGCTCGCTTCCATGCCTGTGAAGGTAGAATTCCCATTTGTTCACCGGGATGATCAACGCCGGTTAGTGCACCAAAACCAAAGGGTGCTAAGATGTCGTGAATAGTATCAATACCCATGTCTAGGCTCATTTTGTAGTAGAAGGTGTCCACCGATTCAACAATGGAGCGTTTTAGGTCTGTCCAACCATGTCCTTCGCGTCGCCAATTGTGGTAGCGCCGATCTTGAAATTCAAAATAACCTGGATCAAAAATTCGTTCAGTCATGGTGGTGAACCCAAGTTCCAAAGCACCTAACGCCGTTATGGGTTTTGTGGTTGAACCGGGCGGATATTGACCTCTACTAGCACGATTGATCAGTGGGCGTTCTGGGTCGTTTAATAGGGTATTGTATTCGCTGTGACTGATGCCATCGACGAACAAGTTGGCATCATAACTTGGTGTGCTGACAAAGGCTAAAATCTGCCCTGTGCTCGGTTCTATTGCCACCGCAGCAGCGCGTCGTCCTGCTAACTCTTGTTCTAAAAATTGTTGTAGGCGGATATCAACGGTTAGGTGTAAGTCCTCCCCCGGGGTAGCTGGAATCTGTTCAAGAATGCGGATAACTCGGCCACGCGCATTGGTTTCGACCCGCCTTAAACCAGGCTGGCCGTGTAAGCTGGATTCATAAAATCTTTCTAACCCTGACTTCCCAATAATATCGGTCCCACGATAACGTGCTCGATCAATACGCGCCATATCTTGTTCACTAATTCGGCCAACATAGCCCACAAGATGCGCGGTTGTTTCACCAAATGGATAGACACGTTTTTGGCGAGCAGTTAGTTGAATGCCTGGAAACTTATGATTATGAGCGGCAAAGACAGCGGCTTGCTGTTCATTCAGGCTGACTGGAAACACATGCGTTTGATGTCGCGGTAATCGCAATATGCGTTGGGCAAACTGTTCTAGTCTTTCTGGGTCTAAGTCAGGAAATAAAACTTGTAAATCATTAATACTTTCAGCTAGGTTAGGGATACGTTCCCGGGTAAAACTTAATGAGAAAACGGGACGATTATCGGCCAAAATTCTGCCTTGGCGATCAAAGATTTTACCGCGTTCTGGCGGAATGACCTGAACAGAGATACGGTTGCCTTCAGCAAGACCCAAATAGGTTTCATAATGGTGATATTGTAGATACACCATGCGGGTAATAAGACCGCTAAATGTGATTAAAATAACGGCGAGGGCGATCCAAAGTCTTTGCTTGAAGGGCCAACTATTGTTTTTTTTGGGTGTCCAACTGTTGCCCATTTCAGAAGACTTTTTATTAAATAGTGCCATAGTCTGCTAGGTGTGGGTATGGAGAGAGATTATCCAGCGAAAGCTCATATAAATAGGCACCCAAAGTAATCCTGCTAGCAGAGGTACTGTCCAGTAATGCCAAGTTTGAGAGCCCGTTAAGATTTCACCGTTCATTAAGTAATTAGTGAGTTGGTAGATCGCTAAATAAAAAGTAATCACTAGTGATTGTTGCCAAATCCTATAGCTTCGAAAACGTAGCCTAATACGTAGCATCAAAAACATAAGTAAAACAAAAAGCAATGCATGCATGCCAAGCAGCGATTGATACAAGCCATCATATAAAAGACCTAGTATAAAAACACTAATTAGGTGTGGGGAATGGATGTAGTAGGTTGTCCAAAAAAAGGCAATAATCAACGCTAGTGGTGGAAGAAAAAAAGGCATGGTCAGCTGTAGGTTAATGGCATTTAAAGTAAGTGCAACAAAATAACTTAACAGCCATAACCAGGTGACCCTAGAAAATTCGATGTCATTAATTCTATCAGTCATCTTTTTGTCTTTCTATGATAAGGACTTCATAACTGTGCTGCAGGTTGGCAAGTGGCCTCGCTTTAATTGTAAGGTAGCTTTCACCAGGAAATTGTTCAACGCTCTCGATTGTTGCAACCGGGTAGCCAGATGGAAATAAGCCGTCTAATCCAGAAGTAACCAGCAAGTCATCAACTCTTACAGAGCTGTTAGTGGGCATGAAGTGCAATTGTGTCATCCCATTGCCCATGCCTGTTAGGATGCCGCGTGCCCCTGTTCGTATATTTCTAACTGAGATCTGATGGTTGGGGTCACTAATAAGCAGTACGCGACTTTTAAATGGAGTGACTTCGCTTATTTGCCCAACAACACCCTCTGCATCAACGACGGGTTGCTGTAAGCGCACCCCATTTATTAAACCTTTATTTAGCGTCTTGTATTCAGTGATGGGTGTTATTGAGAATTGAATGACGCTGGCAATTTGTAAATCATAATTAGCCATACGTCCCGTTGTACCCAATAAGCGTTGCAATCTTTCTAGTTCGTGCTCTGTGGTATCAAGGTGAGCAAGTCTATTTCTTAGGAGTAGATTCTCAGAACGTAATTGTAGTAATTCATTTCTAAGTTCTGCTTGATCAGTACTGGAACTCAAATACCAGCTGTGTACTTGAAAAGGCAGGTTAGCTACCCTTTCAACGGGTTCAAGTGCTGTTGCAAGTAAACTTTTTACCTGACCAGAGTATTGACCATAATAATCGAAAACCATTAGCAACAAACTAAGGATGAATACCGCTAAGAAGTGAACGGCATCCTGTTGCGGGCTGCTGGCATTGAGGCTAATGGTCTGTCTCCTAACTTGACTTGAATACTAAAGGATCAGTCGTGCGAAAATACGTCTAGACCCTTGTCATCCATCATTTCTAATGCTCGGCCGCCGCCGCGTGCTACACAGGTTAAAGGATCGTCGGCCACAATTACAGCAACACCGGTCTCTTCACTTAAGCGGGTGCTTAAATTGCGCAGCAAGGCACCGCCGCCGGTTAACACAATACCGTGTTCTGCTACATCAGATCCTAACTCAGGCGGCGTGCGCTCTAAGGCCGTTCGAACCGCACCAACAATGGCGGCGAGTGGATCTTGCAAGGCTTCAAGGATTTCATTCGAGTTTAAAACAAAGCTACGCGGTACGCCTTCAGCTAAATTGCGACCACGTACTTCAATCGTTTTAGGGTCGGCCTCATAGTAAGCAGAGCCAATTTCATGTTTGATTTTTTCAGCGCTGGCTTCACCAATCAACATCCCGTAGTTGCGGCGTACAAACTTAATGATCGCGTCGTTAAAGCGGTCACCCCCGACTTTTACCGAGTCGGCATAGACAATGCCATTCAAAGAAATAGTCGCTACCTCAGTGGTGCCCCCACCAATATCAACCACCATTGAACCACTGGCCTCACTTACGGGCATGCCAGCCCCAATCGCAGCGGCCATGGGTTCTTCAATCAAAAACACTTGTCTTGCACCCGCACCCGCTGCAGATTCACGAATTGCGCGACGTTCTACTTGGGTCGAACCAGAGGGCACGCATACCAATACGCGCGGGCTGGGTTGAAAAAATTTGGCCTCATGTACTTTACGAATAAAGGCTTGCAGCATTTTTTCAGTGATATGGAAGTCAGCAATCACACCGTCTTTCAGTGGTCTAATGGCATTGATATTACCAGGGGTGCGTCCTAACATGAGTTTGGCTTCATTGCCGACCGCAACGATTTGGCGGTTACCGCGACCATTGTCACGAATGGCAACGACTGAGGGTTCGTTGAGCACAACCCCTTGTCCTCTAACATAGATAAGAGTATTTGCGGTGCCCAGGTCGATGGATAGGTCGTTAGAAAACAGGCCAATTAATTTACGAAACATGCGATGTCCTAATAGAGTAGTTTTAATGAGACTAATTTTTATTATTTTAGCGCAATTTTTGTTTGGGTATTAGAATAAAAGTTATCTATGCCAAGACTAAATTGGCGTCACTTGGATTCAATGTTAAAATTACTGGCTTTAGTAATCCGGTCAAAAATTTTTAAAAGGGTCGTCTGTATGGCTTTATCAGAACAAGAAGTATTGAAAATCGCTAAATTGTCGGCACTTGATGTATCTTCGCAGGATTTAAGCCGGTTGTCGGCTAAGTTATCGAATGTGTTGGATTTATTTGCTCAATTAGAGCAGGTCAATACCGATCATGTGTTGCCGATGGCGCACCCGCTGGATAAAGTCCAGCGCTTACGAGCTGACCAAGCAGTAGCGGACATTCCACGTGATAAATATCAGGCCATCGCTCCGGCATGTGAGCAAGGGTTATATTTAGTCCCCAAAGTGATTGATTAAAATAAGAGAAGCGCATTAATGAATATGATGTCTTTAGCAGAGCTTAACCAAGCTTTGCAAACCAAACAGGTTTCGAGTGTTGAGCTGACCGAGTTTTTTTTGGCGCGGATTGCTGAGCATGACGCTAAGTTGAATAGTTTTATTACCGTGACGGCTGAGCAGGCGTTAAGTGTTGCGCAAGCAGCAGATAAGCGTTTGGCGCGTGGTGATGCGCCTCATTTGTGTGGTATTCCGATGGCGCACAAGGATATTTTTTGTACTGATGGCGTGTTAACCAGTTGTGGTTCAAAGATGTTGGCCAATTTTACGGCTCCTTATGATGCACACATTGTCAGTCAATTTAAAGCCCTTGATATGCCGATGTTGGGTAAAACCAATATGGATGAATTTGCGATGGGTTCGTCTAATGAGTCGAGTTATTTTGGTGCGGTTAAAAATCCTTGGGCGCTTGATGCGGTCCCTGGTGGGTCTTCGGGCGGTTCAGCTGCGGCTGTTGCAGCAGGCCTGGTTCCGTTTGCCACTGGTTCAGACACCGGCGGTTCTATTCGCCAACCTGCGAGCTTTTGTGGCATTAGTGGCCTAAAGCCAACTTATGGTTTAGCCTCGCGCTTTGGCATGATTGCGTATGCGTCAAGTTTTGATCAGGCTGGCCCGATGGCGCAATCGGCAGAGGATTTAGCGCTAACGCTGGATGTGATGCATAGTTTTGATATGCGTGATTCGACTAGTTTAGATCAACCTAAACCTGATTATATAGCGGCCTTATACCAGCCCTTAGCAGGCCTGCGGATTGGTGTGCCGGCCAGTTATTTTGGTGAGGGCTTGGATGCCGAGGTTAGACAGGTTATTGAAGCAGCGATAGCTGAATATGAAAAGTTGGGTGCGCAGTGTGTCGCCGTTGAATTACCCAATCAAGCACATGCCGTGGCGGCCTATTACATTTTGGCGCCTGCAGAGGCGTCATCAAACTTATCGCGATTTGATGGCGTGCGTTATGGCCATCGTTGTGAGAATCCAAAAGATTTAGCTGATCTTTATGAACGTTCGCGTGCTGAAGGTTTTGGCATTGAAGTGCAAAAGCGGATTATGCTGGGCACCTATGCGTTATCGGCTGGCTATTACGATGCCTATTATCTTAAAGCACAAAAAGTGCGTCGATTAATCCAACAAGATTTCTTAACCGCTTTTGAACAGTGTGATGTGATTATGGGTCCTGTGGCGCCGACCCCAGCGTTTAAACTGGGCGAAAAAACCGATGATCCGCTGAGTATGTATTTAGCGGATCTTTACACGATTCCCGTTAACCTAGCCGGCTTACCGGCCATGTCCATTCCAGCAGGCCTGGTGCAGGGCTTACCAGTCGGTTTGCACTTGGTAGGGCCCTATTTTAGTGAAGCGAAGTTGCTCAATATAGCGCATCAGTTCCAATTACATACTGATTGGCATCGTCAAGTATCCCCGTTAGCACAAGGAGCCGCACTATGAATTGGGAAGTTGTGATTGGACTTGAAATTCATGCGCAGCTGGCGTGTGAATCGAAAATATTCTCTAATGCGCCGACCGCTTATGGTGCAGAGCCTAATACGCAAGCCAATATTGTTGACTTGGCCATGCCAGGTGTATTGCCCGTATTAAATGAGCGTGCGGTGGAGTTAGCAGTACGTTTTGGCTTGGCGGTTGGCGCAGAAATTGGGCAAACTTCGGTGTTTGCACGTAAAAATTATTTTTATCCCGATTCACCAAAAGCCTATCAGATTTCTCAGTTTGAACTGCCGATTGTAGGTAAGGGTGAAATCACCATTGAAGTTGATGGCCAGCAAAAGACCATTGGAATTACGCGTGCACATTTAGAAGAAGATGCCGGTAAGTCGTTACATGAAGATTTTCATGGTTTAACCGGAATCGATTTGAACCGTGCTGGCACGCCTTTGTTGGAGATAGTGTCTGAGCCGGATATGCGTTCGGCTGCCGAAGCGATTGCTTATGCGAAAGCTATTCATGAGCTGGTGCAGTTTTTGGAAATTGGTGATGGCAATATGCAAGAGGGTTCATTCCGCGTCGATGTCAATGTGTCCTTACGCAAGCCAGGCGCGCCATTTGGTACGCGCACCGAGTTAAAAAACATTAACTCCTTTAAGTTTATTGAAAAAGCCTTGGCCTATGAAATTGATCGTCATATTGAAATTTTAGAAAGTGGTGGCGAAATCGTACAAGAAACACGTTTGTATGATCCAGAACGCGATGAAACTCGTTCGATGCGCTCCAAAGAGGAGGCGAACGACTACCGTTATTTCCCTGACCCAGATTTGTTGCCCGTAGTGGTGAGTGATGAACAGTTGGCCGCAATTAAAGCGAGTCTGCCAGAGTTGCCTGGACAAATGCGAGTGCGTTTTGAACAGGATTATGGTTTGTCTGCCTATGACGCGCAATTGTTGACTGCGGCCGCGGTCAATGCTCGCTATTTCGAGGGACTGGTCGCAAATCTTGGGGCTGAACAAGCCAAGTTAGCAGCCAATTGGATGAATGGCGAGCTGGCTAAAGCTTTAAATAAAGCAGGCTTAACGCTTGATCAGTCACCGATCAACGCGGATGCCTTAGCAGGCCTGCTGGCGCGAATAGTCGATAATACCGTCTCAGGCAAGTTGGCAAAGCAGGTATTTGAGGCGATGTGGGCGGGCGAGGGCAGTGCCGATCAAATCATTGAAGCCAAAGGCTTGAAGCAAATTACCGACACCGGTGCGATTGAGAAAATCGTTGATGAGGTGTTGGCGGCCAATGCGAAGCAAGTTGAGGCTTATAAAGCGGGTCAAGAGAAGATGTTTGGCTTTTTTGTAGGGCAGGTGATGAAGCAGTCGAAAGGGCAAGCTAACCCAGCGCAAGTGAATGATTTGTTGCAAGAAAAATTAAAAAACTAAGTTTTTTGGGTGATGAGGACAATCACTACTTGAAACCTCATAAAAAAAGCTTATATTAACACTGATAAATTTTTAATCTTCTCAAATAAGGAGAAATACGAATGAAACGAATTGGTTTGTTTTTATTAACCAACATCGCGGTCATTGCTGTTGCATCGATCGTATTAAGTTTGTTGGGCGTGGGTTCAACCCTGCAAGCCAACGGTGTAGATTTAGCTTTGGGTAACCTGCTGATTTTTGCAGCGGTATTTGGTTTTGCTGGTTCATTTGTGTCCTTAGCCTTATCGAAGTTTATGGCGAAGAAAATGACCGGTGCGCAGGTCATTGAAAATCCACGCAATGCTGATGAACAATGGTTGGTTGATACCGTGCGTCGTCAGGCTGAAAAAGCTGGTATTGGCATGCCCGAGGTCGCGATTTACAACGCACCGGATCCAAATGCCTTTGCAACGGGTATGAGTAAAAACAATGCGTTGGTCGCCGTGTCTACGGGATTGTTGCGCAACATGACGCGCAATGAAGTTGAAGCGGTATTGGGTCATGAAGTGGCGCACATTGCCAATGGCGATATGATTACCATGGCATTAGTACAGGGCGTAGTTAACACATTTGTTATCTTTTTTGCCCGTATCGCCGGTCACTTTGTTGATCGTATTATTCTTAAAAATGAATCAGGCCATGGTATTGGTTACTATGTCGCGTCATTCATCTTTGAAATCATCTTCGGTATATTGGCGAGTGTGATTACCATGTGGTTCTCGCGTCGTCGTGAATTCCATGCGGATAACGGCGGTGCTTATTTGGCCGGTAAAGAAAATATGATCGCTGCACTACGTCGTCTGCAAATGATGCAGCCAGGTGAATTGCCCGATCAAATGGCGGCGTTTGGTATTTCAAATCGTCCAAGCAAGCTAGGGGCGTTGTTTATGTCACATCCGCCCATTGAAGATCGCATCGCTGCCTTAGAAGCGACTCGTCAAGAAGAGTTGAAAATTGCTTAATTAGTTAAATTAGTTAAGTTATCAAAAACCCAGCCTTGCGCTGGGTTTTTTGTTTGGGTTGATTGTGTGTAACAGGGTTTAAACTCTAGCCTGCGCTTCCGCTTGAATGCGCTTGATCATGTGATATAAGCCGGTCGAACGGTTAGGTGAAAGGTGCTGTAATAACCCTGTAGTCGCTAAAAAGTCGAGTGGTGTATTGATGATTTGATCAGGGGTGTGGTCGTGATAGACTCTTAATAAGATCGCAATGAGGCCGGCTACAATCGCCGCATCACTGGTTGCCTGCATTTGCAACTTGCCGTCTTGCTCACTGATCGCAATCCAGACTTGGGATTGGCAGCCATGAATACGGTTGTCTTCGGTTTTGAGCTCGTCTGGAAAAGGCGTGAGCTGTTTACCCAGATCAATGATATATTTGTATTTATCTTTCCAATTGGTAAAGTAATTGAGACGATTTACCAGGTCTTGTTGTTGTACATCGAGTGTTTGAGCCACAGTCTTCTCCCATTAAATAAACCAAATTTTAGCCGATTCTAAACCTAAGGCGCAAAGTTATCTAAAGTTTCGCGGTGATTGCCTTAATTATTGGCTAATTAATCACTAACCTTGCTAAAATACGGCTTTATTTTGTAATGAATTCATCATGATTAAACGAATTTTTAATGCCATCTCGCGGCGTCTGGCCAGAATTACCCCGGAGCAAACACGCGAGGTAACGGGTGCTGAGATATCCGGCACGAATGTACAGACCTACTCTGGTCATCAGCAGGGTATCCACCACCGCCTGATTGATAAGGCCGCGCTTGATACGGTATTTAGTTTAAAGCGAGCCGGTTATGAGGCCTATTTGGTCGGTGGCGCGGTACGGGATCTGATGTTAGGTATTGAGCCTAAAGATTTTGATATCGTTACGAATGCCTCGCCGGATCAAGTAAAGCAGGTGTTTCGTCATCGCTGTCAGTTAATTGGTCGGCGTTTTCGCCTGGCCCATGTGCGTTATGGCCGCTTAATTATTGAGGTGGCGACCTTTCGGGGTGGCCAGGATGACAAT comes from Thiomicrospira aerophila AL3 and encodes:
- the htpX gene encoding protease HtpX codes for the protein MKRIGLFLLTNIAVIAVASIVLSLLGVGSTLQANGVDLALGNLLIFAAVFGFAGSFVSLALSKFMAKKMTGAQVIENPRNADEQWLVDTVRRQAEKAGIGMPEVAIYNAPDPNAFATGMSKNNALVAVSTGLLRNMTRNEVEAVLGHEVAHIANGDMITMALVQGVVNTFVIFFARIAGHFVDRIILKNESGHGIGYYVASFIFEIIFGILASVITMWFSRRREFHADNGGAYLAGKENMIAALRRLQMMQPGELPDQMAAFGISNRPSKLGALFMSHPPIEDRIAALEATRQEELKIA
- a CDS encoding SufE family protein, with product MAQTLDVQQQDLVNRLNYFTNWKDKYKYIIDLGKQLTPFPDELKTEDNRIHGCQSQVWIAISEQDGKLQMQATSDAAIVAGLIAILLRVYHDHTPDQIINTPLDFLATTGLLQHLSPNRSTGLYHMIKRIQAEAQARV